A single region of the Clostridia bacterium genome encodes:
- a CDS encoding DUF1385 domain-containing protein: MSQYAYGGQAVIEGVMMRGGQNMAVAVRRASGEIVEHCEKVVSLTERWRILNLPFIRGFILLVESLIMGVQTLAYSANQVVEEVGETISPWEMALSVMFALGAGIILFFLIPVWLAHFLTPYLPSPLYQNLGEGFLRMLIFLLYVLIISLLPDIQRVFAYHGAEHKVIHAYEAGEVLVVENVRKYSTLHPRCGTSFLLFVMLISIVVFSLCGDLSLAMRLLSRVLLLPVIAGISYEFLKFTGKYQKVWLISWLSIPGLWLQKLTTRQPDDQQLEVALYALKKVMASQAGDQ; the protein is encoded by the coding sequence ATGTCCCAGTATGCTTATGGTGGGCAGGCGGTTATCGAAGGTGTGATGATGCGGGGTGGGCAAAATATGGCGGTGGCTGTACGGCGTGCCTCTGGAGAAATTGTGGAACATTGCGAAAAGGTTGTTTCCTTAACTGAACGGTGGCGAATTTTAAATTTGCCCTTTATTCGCGGTTTCATTCTTTTAGTGGAATCTTTGATTATGGGAGTACAAACTTTGGCTTATTCCGCTAATCAAGTTGTGGAGGAAGTGGGGGAGACTATTTCCCCTTGGGAAATGGCTCTTTCCGTTATGTTTGCTTTGGGAGCAGGGATCATTTTGTTTTTTTTGATCCCGGTCTGGTTGGCCCATTTTCTCACTCCTTATTTGCCTAGTCCGCTATATCAGAATTTGGGTGAAGGTTTTTTGCGTATGTTAATTTTTTTATTGTATGTGCTCATTATTTCCCTTTTACCTGATATTCAAAGGGTTTTTGCTTATCATGGGGCTGAACATAAAGTTATTCATGCTTATGAAGCTGGGGAAGTACTGGTAGTGGAAAATGTACGTAAATATTCAACATTACATCCGCGTTGTGGTACTAGTTTTCTGCTTTTTGTGATGTTAATCAGTATTGTGGTTTTTTCTTTATGTGGTGATTTGTCGCTTGCCATGCGTTTGCTGTCGCGGGTTTTATTGTTACCGGTGATTGCCGGAATTTCTTATGAGTTTTTAAAGTTTACGGGGAAATATCAAAAGGTTTGGTTAATAAGTTGGTTGAGTATTCCAGGTTTATGGCTGCAGAAATTAACTACACGTCAGCCTGATGACCAACAATTAGAAGTAGCTTTATATGCTTTAAAAAAGGTAATGGCTAGTCAAGCAGGTGATCAATAA